Proteins co-encoded in one Falco rusticolus isolate bFalRus1 chromosome 14, bFalRus1.pri, whole genome shotgun sequence genomic window:
- the HTATSF1 gene encoding HIV Tat-specific factor 1, translating to MSGEDGNEEFYRQLQLQQQYEAEPGGEGEADPFTYVDPADGAAYEWDREKKAWFPKITEDFLATYHANYGFHADDKDSSSASGTATESKQPVSSKTSGTQPSANEKGPQQTDPKQKPEKRKLEPGWFHVEEDRNTNVYVTGLPPDITKDEFVQVMSKCGIIMRDPQTEEHKIKLYKDKEGNLKGDGLCCYLKRESVQLALRLLDEAEIRGYKLHVEVAKFQLKGEYDASKKKKKCKDYKKKLSQQQKQLDWRPEKKDGTTRMRHERIVIIRNMFHPKDFEEDPLVLNEIREDLRTECEKFGQVKKVLIFDRHPDGVASVSFKEATEADLCKLTLNGRWFGGRQLSAETWDGVTDYQVEETAREREERLKVWGSFLEDPDAKEQQTTADSDSATSSVKLPEGRQPSKVNDTSKEDVNDEAHKRENNGEGINEDGAPSTDSSLAGSDVEADT from the exons ATGAGTGGCGAGGACGGGAACGAGGAGTTCTACcggcagctgcagctccagcagcagtaCGAGGCCGAGCCCGGCGGCGAGGGCGAGGCCGACCCCTTCACCTACGTGGACCCGGCCGATGGGGCCGCCTACGAGTGGGACCGGGAGAAGAAGGCCTGGTTCCCCAAG ataacAGAAGATTTCCTGGCAACATACCATGCCAACTATGGCTTCCATGCAGATGATAAAGACAGTTCTTCTGCTTCTGGCACAGCAACTGAAAGTAAGCAACCAGTAAGTTCTAAGACATCAGGAACACAACCATCAGCAAATGAGAAAGGACCACAACAAACAgatccaaaacaaaaaccagaaaaacgAAAGCTTGAGCCAG gatggTTTCATGTTGAAGAAGacagaaacacaaatgtttATGTGACTG gTTTACCTCCAGACATTACAAAAGATGAGTTTGTACAAGTCATGTCAAAATGTGGTATCATTATGCGAGATCCTCAGACAGAAGAACACAAAATCAAATTGTACAAAgataaagaaggaaatcttaaaggaGATGGCCTCTGTTGCTATCTAAAG AGAGAATCAGTTCAACTTGCATTGAGACTTCTGGATGAGGCAGAAATTAGAGGCTATAAATTGCATGTTGAAGTTGCAAAGTTTCAACTGAAGGGGGAGTATGATGCaagcaaaaagaagaagaaatgtaaagaCTACAAGAAGAAGTTGTCCCAACAGcagaa ACAGCTGGATTGGAGGCCTGAGAAGAAAGATGGCACAACTCGAATGCGACATGAACGCATTGTCATTATCAGGAATATGTTTCACCCAAAGGACTTTGAG GAGGATCCGTTAGTGCTAAATGAGATCAGAGAAGATCTGCGGACAGAGTGTGAAAAGTTTGGTCAAGTAAAGAAGGTTCTCATATTTGAT CGACACCCTGATGGCGTGGCTTCTGTGTCATTTAAAGAAGCAACAGAAGCAGATCTGTGCAAGCTAACTCTAAATGGAAGGTGGTTTGGTGGCCGTCAGCTCAGTGCTGAAACATGGGATGGTGTAACAGATTATCAG GTGGAGGAGACtgcaagagaaagggaagaaaggctCAAGGTGTGGGGATCATTTTTAGAGGATCCTGATGCAAAGGAGCAACAAACTACGGCTGATTCAGATTCTGCAACAAGTAGTGTTAAACTGCCTGAAGGCAGACAACCTTCAAAAGTTAATGACACATCTAAGGAGGATGTAAATGATGAAGCCCATAAGAGGGAGAATAATGGTGAGGGCATTAATGAAGATGGTGCTCCATCTACAGACAGCAGCCTTGCAGGCAGTGATGTTGAAGCAGATACATAA